The sequence TTCGAGTATGGGGGAAACATTGGCCAGAACTCGGTGTTTGTTGACGATGAACCTTACTCCGTCCATATTGGAGAGCGTGTCACCCTTGCCCATCAGAGCCAAGTCCATGGACCTACCCGTGTGGAGCAAGACGTTTTTATCGGGATGCAGGCCCTTGTATTTAATAGCTATATCGAAGAAGGTGCGGTTCTTGAGCCGGGATGTCGGGTGATCGATGTCACTATTCCAAAGAACCGTTATGTTTCCGCTGGAAGAATTATTACCAACCAAGCAGAAGCAGATCGTCTCCCGGAGATTACGCCGGACTATCGGTATTATAACTTTAATCAGAGAGTCACAGACGTAAATCAAGAATTAGCTTCCGGTTATAGGGGTCAGTAATCATGGAATTCGTAAAGGACTTGCTAATTGTGGCTGGAAGGATTTTTACGATTTTGCCTCTACTGCTTATTGTCACACTCATCATGGGAAAGAGGTCCATTGGCGAACTCCCTGTATTTGATTTTCTTATTATCCTTGCTATGGGAGCTGTTGTTGGCGCCGATATTGCCGATCCCTCCATTCATCATCTTCCAACCATCGGAGCGATTATCTTCATCGCTGTACTTCAGCGCTTGGTCTCCAATTGGGCCATCAGGAGTCGAAGGTTCGGTAGGCTCATCACCTTTGAACCTACCATCGTCATCCACGAGGGACAGTTTTTAAATAGCAACATTAGAGGAATCCGGTACTCTATTGATAACATTCTGCAGATGTTAAGAGAGAGGGATATTTTCGATGTGAGTGATGTTCATCTAGGGATCATCGAATCCAATGGTAAGCTCACTGTACAGAAGAAGCCCAATAAAGAAACCGTGACAATTGAAGATATGGGAATTAAGAAGCGTATTGCAAATATGACCTATCCTGTCATTGTTGAAGGAAAGATTTATGGCGACGTACTCAAAGCGATGAATCTCAATGAATCGTGGCTAAAAGATGAACTGCATCGTCGTGGCATTAGGGACGTGGACAAAGTATTCTTCGCTTCGATTAATGAAAAACATGAAGTCCATCTTTCCCTAGCCAATCCCGAAGTAGCGGTCAGCCCTCCGATTCACCATTAGGGATAAAATTACCTTTTTATTATAAAGAATGGATTCTCTTCCATTGAGAAAAATAACAGTAAGCTCCAGGAAACCATTTATGCTTCAGGAGGAAAAAATGAAAAAGTATCTTTTGCTATTTTTTACTATCGCTTTAGGTTTTTTTTGCATAAGCATGGCCCTGACTAACGTGCAAACCGAAGAAACATTTTCGAAGAGCGTCATTAAACGCGGGGCTGTCGGCGGCGAGGTTTGGGAGCTGCAGGGAAGATTGCAGCACTTAGGATACTTTAAAGGCAAGATTGACGGAAAATTTGGATGGCAGACCTATTGGTCTGTGCGCAACTTCCAGTATCGTTTTGGCATGAAGGTCGATGGTGTCGTAGGACCTAAAACGAAGCTTAAGCTCTGGCAAGCAACGAAGAATTGGCCAACGAAAGGAACCGCGGCTGCGAAGTCTAGCGGAAAGGTAACAAAACGCGGGGCCGTCGGTGGTGAGGTCTGGGAGATCCAGGGAAGATTAAAATTTTTAGGTTTTTTCAAAGGGAAAATTGATGGAAGGTATGGTCCCACCACCCAGACCGCTGTACGTAATTTCCAAAGACAGTTTGGGATGAAGGCGGATGGCACTGTCGGACCTCAAACACGCAGCAAACTACGGACGGCAACGAAGAACTGGAAAGGTACCACAGGTGGTGGGGCTACTGCTCAGCGTCCGGCTCCAGCTCCAGCACCTAGACAAACGGCACCTGCACCTCAAGCACGTGCAACGGCTGCTCCTAGTTACAAGGCACACGGTATGTCCGATAATGATTTAAGAATCATGGCGAATGCTGTTTATGGAGAAGCTCGAGGAGAGCCTTATGTCGGTCAAGTGGCTGTAGCTGCGGTTGTCTTAAACCGTGTAAAAAGTGCAACGTTCCCAAATACACCTTCCGGTGTAATCTTTGAACCTCGGGCCTTCACAGCTGTAGCCGATGGGCAGATCTGGTTAACCCCGAATGAGACAGCACGAAGAGCCGTTCAAGATGCA is a genomic window of Ammoniphilus sp. CFH 90114 containing:
- a CDS encoding DUF421 domain-containing protein, encoding MEFVKDLLIVAGRIFTILPLLLIVTLIMGKRSIGELPVFDFLIILAMGAVVGADIADPSIHHLPTIGAIIFIAVLQRLVSNWAIRSRRFGRLITFEPTIVIHEGQFLNSNIRGIRYSIDNILQMLRERDIFDVSDVHLGIIESNGKLTVQKKPNKETVTIEDMGIKKRIANMTYPVIVEGKIYGDVLKAMNLNESWLKDELHRRGIRDVDKVFFASINEKHEVHLSLANPEVAVSPPIHH
- the sleB gene encoding spore cortex-lytic enzyme, with protein sequence MKKYLLLFFTIALGFFCISMALTNVQTEETFSKSVIKRGAVGGEVWELQGRLQHLGYFKGKIDGKFGWQTYWSVRNFQYRFGMKVDGVVGPKTKLKLWQATKNWPTKGTAAAKSSGKVTKRGAVGGEVWEIQGRLKFLGFFKGKIDGRYGPTTQTAVRNFQRQFGMKADGTVGPQTRSKLRTATKNWKGTTGGGATAQRPAPAPAPRQTAPAPQARATAAPSYKAHGMSDNDLRIMANAVYGEARGEPYVGQVAVAAVVLNRVKSATFPNTPSGVIFEPRAFTAVADGQIWLTPNETARRAVQDALNGWDPSAGATYYFNPDTATSGWIWTRPQIKKIGKHIFCN
- a CDS encoding carbonic anhydrase; its protein translation is MKAKNKWIVGSSIALFAGQLVGSWLLNKNKNIQENTETTFNLNKDYPTIHPSSYIHPHASVIGQVHIGQTVFIAPFVSIRGDEGLKIHIGNRSNVQDGVVVHGLKNFEYGGNIGQNSVFVDDEPYSVHIGERVTLAHQSQVHGPTRVEQDVFIGMQALVFNSYIEEGAVLEPGCRVIDVTIPKNRYVSAGRIITNQAEADRLPEITPDYRYYNFNQRVTDVNQELASGYRGQ